The following proteins are encoded in a genomic region of Lachnospiraceae bacterium KM106-2:
- a CDS encoding hydrolase HAD superfamily, producing MQIIPWILTTVVISVLVALVSWKAAVSHRIKFVETKIGSAEEKAREIIDEALKTAETKKREALLEAKEESLKTKNELDKETKERRAEIQRYEKRVLSKEETLDRKTEALEKKENKLAAKESELDRLRAEVDNLHEKQLQELEKISGLTSEQAKEYLLKSVEDDVKHETAIMVKELESRAKEEADKKAKEYVVTAIQKCAADHVAETTISVVQLPNDEMKGRIIGREGRNIRTLETMTGVDLIIDDTPEAVILSGFDPIRREIARIALEKLIVDGRIHPARIEEMVEKARKEVEVMIREEGEAATLEVGVHGIHPELVKLLGRMKFRTSYGQNALKHSIEVAQLSGLLAGEIGVDVRLAKRAGLLHDIGKSVDHDMEGSHIQIGVDLCRKYKESPVVINSVESHHGDVEPESLIACIVQAADTISAARPGARRETLETYTNRLKQLEDISNSFKGVEKSFAIQAGREIRVMVVPDTVNDADMVLLARDISKQIEAELEYPGQIKVSVIRESRVIDYAK from the coding sequence GTGCAAATCATACCGTGGATATTAACTACAGTGGTAATCTCGGTCCTAGTTGCTCTTGTTTCTTGGAAAGCAGCAGTTTCTCATCGAATCAAGTTTGTAGAAACTAAGATTGGAAGTGCTGAAGAAAAGGCAAGAGAGATAATAGATGAAGCATTAAAAACAGCTGAAACTAAGAAAAGGGAAGCTTTACTTGAAGCTAAGGAAGAGTCATTAAAGACTAAGAATGAGCTTGATAAAGAAACTAAGGAAAGAAGAGCTGAGATACAACGTTATGAAAAACGTGTATTATCTAAAGAAGAAACTTTAGATAGAAAGACGGAAGCATTAGAGAAGAAAGAAAACAAATTAGCTGCTAAGGAATCCGAATTAGATAGACTTAGAGCAGAAGTGGACAATCTTCATGAAAAGCAATTGCAAGAGTTAGAAAAGATTTCTGGACTAACCTCCGAACAAGCAAAAGAATATCTTCTAAAGAGTGTTGAAGATGATGTTAAACACGAAACTGCAATAATGGTCAAGGAACTTGAAAGCAGAGCAAAAGAAGAGGCAGACAAAAAAGCAAAAGAGTACGTAGTAACAGCTATTCAAAAATGTGCAGCTGATCACGTTGCTGAGACAACTATTTCTGTTGTTCAACTACCAAATGATGAAATGAAGGGAAGAATTATCGGACGTGAAGGACGAAATATTCGAACTTTAGAAACAATGACAGGTGTTGATTTGATTATTGACGATACACCAGAAGCTGTTATTTTATCAGGATTCGATCCAATACGTAGAGAAATTGCTAGAATCGCATTGGAAAAATTAATTGTTGATGGAAGAATTCATCCAGCAAGAATTGAGGAAATGGTAGAAAAAGCAAGAAAAGAAGTTGAAGTGATGATTCGTGAAGAAGGTGAAGCAGCCACATTAGAGGTTGGCGTACATGGTATTCATCCTGAACTTGTCAAACTTCTTGGTAGAATGAAATTTAGAACAAGCTATGGTCAAAATGCATTAAAGCATTCTATCGAAGTAGCTCAATTATCTGGTCTTCTTGCCGGAGAGATTGGAGTAGATGTTAGACTTGCAAAACGTGCAGGTTTACTTCATGATATCGGTAAGTCAGTAGATCATGATATGGAAGGGTCACATATTCAAATTGGTGTTGATTTATGTAGAAAATATAAAGAATCACCTGTGGTTATCAACTCAGTTGAATCACATCATGGCGATGTTGAACCAGAAAGTTTAATCGCATGCATCGTACAGGCAGCTGATACAATTTCTGCCGCAAGACCTGGTGCAAGAAGAGAGACATTAGAGACTTATACAAACCGTTTAAAACAGTTAGAAGATATCTCGAATAGCTTTAAAGGGGTAGAGAAGTCATTTGCAATTCAAGCAGGGCGAGAAATCCGTGTTATGGTTGTTCCAGATACTGTTAATGATGCTGATATGGTTCTTTTAGCAAGAGACATATCAAAACAGATTGAAGCAGAACTAGAATATCCAGGACAGATTAAAGTTAGTGTTATTAGAGAGTCTAGAGTAATAGATTACGCAAAATAA
- a CDS encoding arylsulfate sulfotransferase, with amino-acid sequence MNLKGLRKRFWIAGGCIIALVIVIFSYVKSEAKPEPVTNQNGFTNISNKYRNKEDVFKKEYQEQVHKNIEQMKEKYNYSIQHPLLIINPYSTITNGVYVYFKSDDSVSVEYTMSADGYADYTQKIYSGETSGVSTEHESTLIGAIHGKQNTLTLTSYDKEGNVVETSSFSFKAPATVGKADQHPTEVKNGESTKGLTNGLFCTSSQGNEFVGMYDNDGVLRGELLAISYPARRIIEKDGYLYMCVSTQKMIRMDRTGYIDKVYQIDSKYKLHHDYIFGKKNDILILGTRVDYDSASDLILRLDIDTGKIVQVIDFRNLLPNYYKMTKISNNADQNDWLHFNSLVWTDDGKLLASSRETSTVICLKDIYKDKVSISYMIGSDQFWKGTGYEKLVYKKQGDFSAQGGQHGLIYSRDDSLKKGQYFLTMFNNNNTFATTRTDYDWFKDSNYSGTGASTINPVEFSYYYRYLVDTNKKTFSLVESIPIAYSPYVSNVQNFDNGNRLIESGANAMVEEVDEKGVLIRSIKFYCTAEYTMLYRVFKYDFNGFWFEK; translated from the coding sequence ATGAATTTAAAAGGCTTAAGGAAAAGGTTTTGGATTGCGGGGGGCTGTATTATAGCTTTAGTGATTGTCATTTTTTCATATGTTAAAAGTGAGGCGAAACCAGAGCCGGTTACAAATCAAAATGGTTTTACCAACATCTCCAATAAATATAGGAATAAAGAAGATGTCTTTAAGAAAGAGTATCAAGAACAGGTACATAAGAATATTGAGCAGATGAAAGAAAAATATAATTATTCAATACAGCATCCGCTATTGATCATAAACCCATATAGCACGATCACAAATGGTGTTTATGTCTATTTCAAATCGGATGACTCAGTTAGTGTCGAATATACCATGTCTGCAGATGGATATGCAGATTACACGCAAAAGATTTATAGTGGTGAAACGAGTGGTGTATCAACAGAACATGAATCTACATTGATCGGGGCCATTCATGGTAAACAGAATACACTTACATTAACATCTTATGATAAGGAAGGTAATGTAGTAGAAACATCCAGCTTTAGTTTTAAAGCACCTGCAACAGTGGGAAAGGCTGATCAGCATCCGACAGAAGTTAAAAATGGTGAGAGCACAAAAGGATTGACGAACGGTTTGTTTTGTACTTCCAGTCAAGGAAATGAATTTGTAGGAATGTATGATAATGATGGTGTCCTTCGAGGAGAATTATTAGCAATTAGTTACCCGGCGCGACGTATCATTGAAAAAGATGGATATCTGTATATGTGCGTTAGTACTCAAAAGATGATCCGAATGGATCGCACTGGTTATATTGACAAAGTGTATCAAATTGATTCGAAATACAAGCTTCATCATGATTATATCTTTGGTAAGAAAAATGATATTCTAATATTAGGAACACGTGTGGATTATGACTCAGCAAGTGATCTAATCCTTCGTCTGGATATTGATACAGGAAAGATTGTTCAAGTGATCGATTTTAGAAATCTGCTGCCAAACTACTATAAGATGACTAAGATATCTAACAATGCAGATCAAAATGATTGGCTTCATTTCAATTCGCTTGTATGGACCGATGATGGTAAGCTTTTAGCAAGTAGTCGAGAGACATCTACTGTGATTTGCTTGAAAGATATTTATAAAGATAAAGTTAGTATTTCATATATGATTGGATCAGATCAGTTCTGGAAGGGTACTGGCTATGAAAAGCTGGTATATAAAAAACAGGGTGATTTTTCTGCTCAAGGTGGCCAGCATGGATTAATTTATTCAAGGGATGATTCCTTGAAGAAGGGTCAGTATTTTTTAACTATGTTTAACAACAATAATACCTTTGCAACAACTCGTACAGATTACGACTGGTTTAAGGATAGTAATTATTCTGGTACAGGTGCAAGTACGATTAATCCAGTAGAATTTTCTTATTATTATCGCTATTTAGTCGATACGAATAAAAAGACATTTTCATTAGTAGAGTCTATTCCAATCGCTTATAGCCCTTATGTAAGTAATGTGCAGAATTTTGATAATGGAAATCGACTTATTGAGAGTGGAGCGAATGCAATGGTTGAAGAAGTTGATGAAAAGGGTGTGTTGATCCGATCTATTAAATTTTATTGCACAGCAGAATATACTATGCTTTACCGAGTATTTAAATATGACTTTAATGGATTCTGGTTTGAAAAGTAA
- a CDS encoding aspartate aminotransferase, translating to MALTLSKKASAVKPSSTLAITAKAKALKAQGVDVVGFGAGEPDFNTPENINQAAIDAIHNGFTKYTPASGVEDLKKAISHKFKTFNHLEYNTNQIVISNGGKHSLTNVFTAILNPGDEVIIPAPYWLSYPEIVKLAEGKPVFIYTTKEQDYKVTAKQIADACTDKTKALVLNTPNNPTGMLYTKEELEEIAKVVVEKDIYVVADEMYENLTYGDDSHVSIASFNEEIYKRTITCSGVSKSYAMTGWRIGYTGSSVEIAKLMSSVQSHQTSNPNSIAQMATIEALNGPQDTVIAMNEEFDKRRQYMYTRICEMPLISTVEPKGAFYVFVDISEVLKRKYKGEEIKTVSRLAEILIEDYKTAVVPCADFGYADHVRLSYAISLDQIKKGLDRIEEFLKTL from the coding sequence ATGGCTTTAACATTATCAAAAAAGGCGAGTGCGGTAAAACCATCCAGCACTTTGGCAATTACAGCAAAGGCGAAGGCATTAAAAGCGCAAGGAGTCGATGTAGTAGGGTTTGGAGCTGGTGAACCAGATTTTAATACACCAGAGAATATTAATCAAGCAGCAATTGATGCAATTCATAATGGATTCACGAAATATACACCAGCGTCTGGTGTAGAGGACTTGAAGAAGGCAATCAGCCATAAATTTAAGACTTTTAACCATCTTGAGTATAATACCAATCAGATTGTGATTTCTAACGGCGGCAAACATTCTTTAACCAATGTTTTTACAGCAATTTTAAATCCTGGAGATGAAGTGATCATTCCAGCACCATATTGGTTAAGTTATCCTGAAATTGTTAAGCTAGCAGAGGGAAAACCAGTTTTTATCTATACAACAAAAGAACAGGATTATAAAGTGACAGCAAAGCAGATCGCAGATGCTTGTACGGATAAGACAAAAGCTTTAGTTTTAAATACACCTAATAATCCTACGGGTATGCTTTATACGAAAGAAGAATTAGAAGAGATCGCAAAAGTTGTTGTAGAAAAGGATATCTACGTAGTGGCTGATGAAATGTATGAGAATTTAACATATGGCGATGATTCTCATGTAAGTATTGCATCTTTCAATGAGGAAATCTATAAGAGAACTATTACTTGCTCCGGCGTATCTAAGAGTTATGCGATGACAGGATGGAGAATTGGTTATACAGGCTCTAGTGTTGAAATCGCAAAATTGATGTCAAGCGTACAGAGCCATCAGACATCCAATCCAAACTCAATTGCACAGATGGCAACAATTGAAGCATTAAATGGACCACAAGATACTGTTATAGCTATGAATGAGGAATTTGATAAACGTCGCCAATACATGTATACACGTATATGTGAAATGCCACTAATCTCAACAGTCGAGCCAAAAGGTGCTTTTTATGTGTTTGTTGACATTAGTGAAGTGTTGAAGAGAAAATACAAAGGTGAAGAGATTAAGACAGTAAGCAGACTGGCAGAAATCTTAATTGAAGATTATAAGACAGCAGTTGTTCCTTGCGCTGATTTCGGTTATGCGGATCACGTACGATTATCTTATGCGATCAGTTTAGATCAGATCAAAAAGGGACTGGATCGTATCGAAGAATTTTTAAAAACTTTATAA
- a CDS encoding ADP-ribose pyrophosphatase, producing MEKFKLLNRKLIHKGHVVEFYEDELKLPDGHVVKYDVLHHNGAAAIVPVDEDGKILMVRQYRHAVSKVTLEIPAGKLDPGEDGMQCAIRECEEETGYKAGETHHLFDLFTTLAYCDEKIAVYYTTGLTKSKQNLDDDEFVNVERYTLDELTDLILQGTIQDSKTIAAILAYKTKCNL from the coding sequence ATGGAGAAATTTAAATTATTAAATAGAAAATTAATACATAAAGGACATGTAGTCGAATTTTATGAGGATGAGTTAAAGTTACCGGATGGACATGTTGTTAAGTATGACGTTTTACATCATAATGGAGCGGCAGCAATTGTTCCTGTTGACGAGGATGGAAAGATCCTTATGGTGCGTCAATATCGTCATGCCGTATCTAAGGTTACCTTGGAGATTCCAGCCGGTAAATTAGATCCCGGAGAAGATGGCATGCAGTGTGCAATAAGAGAATGTGAAGAAGAGACTGGATATAAGGCTGGGGAGACACACCACTTATTTGATCTTTTCACAACGCTAGCTTATTGTGATGAAAAGATCGCAGTGTATTATACAACAGGGCTTACAAAGTCGAAACAAAACTTAGATGATGATGAATTTGTTAATGTAGAACGTTATACGTTAGATGAATTAACGGATCTCATCTTACAAGGAACGATTCAAGACAGTAAGACGATCGCAGCAATTCTAGCGTATAAAACAAAATGTAATCTTTAG
- a CDS encoding stage II sporulation protein M has product MNQIRNPWKQFSSFQYFVIFLLLGVLLGTIYANLFQTMYAKSFLLFNAEQLTNQLSENVNATELFFTCVIQHLKEFTLLWILSITILGRPFLYLQTTYKGVLIGFLVSTFTMRYGVKGILGFLSMQFPHQLILVPLYIFSFIKAYELNRRVYGASGAYRSVILSESVKYIPLIIIILVLTILASLLEAYLNSGIILKVMLSLQ; this is encoded by the coding sequence GTGAATCAGATTCGTAATCCATGGAAGCAATTTAGTAGCTTTCAGTATTTCGTTATATTTTTATTGCTAGGAGTATTGTTAGGGACGATCTATGCTAATTTATTTCAGACGATGTATGCAAAGTCCTTCCTTTTATTTAATGCAGAGCAGCTAACGAATCAGCTTTCAGAGAACGTTAATGCAACTGAGCTATTCTTTACCTGTGTGATCCAGCATTTAAAGGAATTTACATTGCTTTGGATCTTGTCTATCACCATATTAGGAAGGCCTTTTCTTTATCTACAGACTACCTATAAAGGCGTTTTGATCGGCTTTTTAGTATCGACCTTTACCATGCGATATGGAGTGAAAGGAATTCTTGGATTCTTATCCATGCAATTCCCACATCAACTAATTTTGGTACCATTATATATTTTTTCGTTTATCAAAGCATATGAGCTCAACCGGAGAGTATATGGAGCATCAGGGGCTTATCGGAGCGTGATTTTATCTGAATCAGTTAAATATATTCCCCTTATTATCATAATCCTTGTATTGACCATATTAGCCAGCTTGCTAGAAGCCTATCTTAATAGTGGAATTATTTTAAAAGTTATGTTATCATTACAGTAA
- a CDS encoding site-specific recombinase XerD — translation MREITRGYIEHLVEIKGISKNTQISYNNDLNKFISFLDEQGIGSFKKVSEITVNGYILEMEREGRSAATVARNIVVLRSFFSYLLKQRKIEWDPMEKIKAPKVDKKDVMILSIEQVTELLDKPNTTMPRGMRDRALLELIYATGMKVSEIADVKVSDIDLERSIVYCTTDKKVRLVPFGSQAKEALVEYLSVGRKAILQDKDTDELFINRNGCPLSRQGIWKIIKSYGSEIGLENELTPQVLRYSVAVHMLENGASVKTVGEMLAFSDASFIQFYAKTKEVKVLQEYKKSHPRA, via the coding sequence ATGAGGGAAATAACAAGAGGATATATAGAACATTTAGTTGAAATTAAGGGGATTTCAAAAAATACACAAATATCTTATAATAATGATTTAAATAAGTTTATCTCATTTTTAGATGAGCAAGGGATAGGATCGTTTAAAAAAGTAAGTGAAATAACTGTAAATGGTTATATTTTAGAGATGGAGCGAGAGGGAAGATCGGCTGCGACAGTAGCTAGAAACATTGTCGTATTACGTTCTTTTTTCTCCTATTTATTAAAACAACGTAAGATTGAATGGGATCCAATGGAGAAAATTAAGGCTCCTAAAGTCGACAAAAAAGATGTTATGATATTGAGTATCGAACAGGTAACTGAGTTGTTGGACAAACCTAATACGACGATGCCAAGAGGCATGAGAGATCGTGCATTATTAGAATTAATTTATGCAACAGGGATGAAAGTATCAGAGATCGCCGATGTAAAAGTAAGTGATATCGATCTTGAAAGAAGTATAGTTTATTGTACTACGGATAAAAAGGTTCGTCTGGTTCCTTTTGGAAGTCAGGCAAAGGAAGCTTTAGTTGAATATCTATCAGTAGGTAGAAAAGCGATATTGCAAGATAAGGATACGGACGAGTTATTTATTAACCGAAATGGTTGTCCTTTGAGTCGACAAGGAATTTGGAAGATCATTAAATCTTATGGAAGTGAGATTGGACTTGAAAATGAATTGACACCGCAAGTTTTGCGTTACTCCGTAGCTGTTCATATGCTGGAAAATGGAGCAAGTGTGAAGACAGTAGGAGAAATGCTGGCATTTAGCGATGCATCTTTTATACAGTTTTATGCGAAAACAAAAGAAGTTAAGGTGTTACAAGAGTATAAGAAATCTCATCCAAGAGCCTAA
- a CDS encoding diguanylate cyclase with PAS/PAC sensor: protein MEYKDIIKDRLNIFSKFYDLIRIVDPIEKKEYDLVDGVAKEYSGYCYEGLQMELPCVNCISSRAYLLNDTVTKYEYLNGCPVSMMASPIEYEGKRYIVELVKRINPLDIDPSIIMETGIGKIIDEMNHKLMHDELTKIYNRRFWQEQMPFIMNDSFKKHRAISCFMLDIDYFKSVNDTYGHLAGDAVLVHVASILERIVKEENGYVGRYGGEEFYAILLGKKYSQSFLIAEKIRKEIEANPITFEDETIAVTVSLGVADTVEKDVSPRELMSMADQNLYKAKETRNTVV from the coding sequence ATGGAATACAAAGATATCATTAAAGATAGACTAAATATTTTTAGTAAGTTTTATGATTTAATACGAATTGTTGATCCGATAGAAAAGAAAGAGTATGATCTGGTAGATGGTGTAGCGAAGGAGTATTCAGGTTATTGCTATGAGGGGTTACAAATGGAATTACCTTGTGTAAACTGCATTTCTTCACGAGCCTACCTGCTCAATGACACCGTTACAAAGTATGAATATTTAAATGGATGTCCCGTTTCTATGATGGCATCTCCGATTGAATATGAGGGAAAACGCTATATTGTAGAATTAGTTAAGAGAATCAATCCTTTGGATATTGATCCATCTATCATTATGGAAACAGGAATTGGTAAGATCATTGATGAAATGAATCACAAACTGATGCATGATGAGTTGACGAAGATCTACAATCGGAGATTCTGGCAGGAACAGATGCCATTTATTATGAACGACAGCTTTAAGAAACATCGAGCGATCTCATGCTTTATGTTAGATATTGATTATTTTAAATCAGTCAATGATACATATGGACATTTAGCTGGTGATGCGGTACTAGTTCACGTAGCAAGTATCTTGGAGCGTATTGTAAAAGAAGAGAACGGCTATGTCGGAAGGTATGGAGGCGAAGAGTTTTATGCCATCCTTCTAGGTAAGAAGTATTCACAATCTTTCTTGATCGCAGAAAAGATAAGGAAAGAGATAGAAGCAAACCCAATCACATTTGAGGATGAGACGATAGCGGTTACTGTTAGCCTCGGAGTTGCTGATACGGTGGAAAAAGATGTGTCCCCAAGAGAATTGATGAGTATGGCGGATCAAAACTTATATAAAGCAAAAGAGACAAGAAATACGGTTGTTTAA
- a CDS encoding 2-keto-3-deoxy-D-arabino-heptulosonate-7-phosphate synthase I alpha → MGVTYVKQVMTPEELIQALPLSDELKALKKERDEEIRKVFTGESNKFLAIIGPCSADHEDSVCDYITRLARVQDKIKDKVLIIPRIYTNKPRTTGEGYKGIVHQPDPEKKPDLQEGLVAMRKMHIRAMKESHLTCADEMLYPENWTYLSDILSYVAIGARSVEDQQHRLTVSGFDVPAGMKNPTSGDFSVMLNSCIAAQRSHTFLYRAWEVKTDGNPLAHTILRGAVNKHGQCIPNYHYEDIKRLLHMYSEKDLQFPSTIIDANHANSNKCFAEQPRIVKEILQNRRHSKEIENLVKGVMIESYIEEGNQSIHEHTYGKSITDPCLGWEDSEKLLYYIAENV, encoded by the coding sequence ATGGGAGTAACTTATGTAAAACAGGTCATGACACCTGAAGAACTGATACAAGCATTACCTTTGTCTGATGAATTAAAGGCATTGAAAAAGGAACGAGATGAAGAGATCCGTAAAGTCTTTACCGGCGAAAGCAATAAATTTCTCGCCATTATCGGTCCCTGCTCTGCCGACCACGAAGATTCCGTTTGTGATTACATAACACGTCTTGCTAGAGTACAAGACAAAATAAAAGACAAGGTATTGATCATACCTAGAATCTATACCAATAAACCAAGAACTACAGGAGAAGGCTATAAAGGAATCGTTCACCAGCCTGATCCCGAGAAAAAACCGGATCTACAAGAAGGTCTTGTTGCCATGCGTAAAATGCATATACGTGCCATGAAAGAATCTCATCTTACATGTGCGGATGAAATGTTATATCCGGAGAATTGGACTTATCTTAGTGATATCCTATCCTACGTTGCGATCGGAGCCAGAAGTGTGGAAGATCAACAACATCGTCTTACCGTAAGTGGATTTGATGTCCCTGCCGGTATGAAGAATCCTACCAGCGGAGATTTCTCCGTTATGCTTAATTCTTGTATTGCCGCACAAAGAAGCCATACGTTCCTCTACCGTGCCTGGGAAGTGAAAACGGATGGGAATCCGTTGGCACATACGATCCTTCGCGGAGCTGTCAATAAACATGGACAATGTATCCCAAATTATCATTACGAAGATATCAAACGTCTTCTTCATATGTATTCTGAAAAAGATCTACAATTTCCTTCAACGATCATTGATGCGAACCATGCAAACTCCAACAAATGTTTTGCTGAACAGCCTCGTATCGTAAAGGAAATCCTTCAAAATCGCCGTCACTCAAAAGAAATTGAAAATCTTGTCAAAGGTGTGATGATCGAGAGTTATATCGAAGAAGGAAATCAAAGTATTCATGAACATACCTACGGAAAATCTATTACCGATCCTTGTTTAGGTTGGGAAGACAGTGAGAAACTACTCTATTATATCGCGGAAAATGTATAA
- a CDS encoding phenylacetate-coenzyme A ligase gives MIWGKEETLPRNEIEQIQLIRLKNTIQRVYEQVEPYRKKMEKQGIKPSDIKALKDLEKLPFTYKSDLRDHYPFGLFAVPKEKLVRIHASSGTTGKPTVVGYTRNDLNNWSDLVSRIACLGGASDQDIAQICFGYGMFTGALGLHYGLERIGAAVCPTSTGNTKKQIMYMKDFETTLLVATPSYALHIGEVAREMGLEPAKDLYVKIGLFGGEGMTEGMRQEMYQMWGSDMKVTQNYGMSELMGPGVSGECLSLCGMHVNEDHFIPEIIDPVTEEVLPPGEKGELVITCLTKEALPLIRYRTKDITRLFYEPCSCGRTTVRMENLSGRSDDMLIIRGVNVFPTQIEEVLLAIEEAAPHYEIIVDRKGHLDHLEVKVELKQQYFTDSYEHLHEIKMKIHKRLQMMLGLDAKVSLAAPNSMQRFEGKAKRVTDLRNLK, from the coding sequence ATGATTTGGGGAAAGGAAGAAACCTTGCCTAGAAATGAGATCGAACAGATTCAGCTGATACGGCTGAAAAATACGATTCAGAGAGTGTACGAGCAGGTAGAACCTTACCGGAAGAAGATGGAGAAACAGGGAATTAAGCCATCTGATATAAAAGCGTTAAAAGATTTAGAGAAGCTGCCATTTACCTATAAATCAGACTTACGAGATCACTATCCATTTGGCTTATTTGCAGTACCGAAAGAGAAGTTGGTTCGAATTCATGCATCCAGTGGAACAACAGGCAAACCTACGGTGGTAGGGTATACAAGAAATGATCTGAATAACTGGTCAGATTTAGTATCTAGGATTGCTTGCCTTGGCGGAGCAAGTGATCAGGATATTGCGCAGATCTGTTTCGGCTATGGAATGTTTACCGGAGCATTAGGATTACATTATGGATTAGAGCGGATTGGAGCTGCTGTATGTCCTACTTCGACTGGAAACACAAAAAAACAAATCATGTACATGAAAGATTTTGAAACAACGTTACTTGTTGCAACCCCCTCTTATGCGTTACATATTGGTGAAGTCGCAAGAGAGATGGGACTTGAGCCGGCGAAAGATCTCTATGTGAAGATCGGCTTATTTGGTGGAGAAGGAATGACGGAAGGAATGCGTCAAGAGATGTATCAGATGTGGGGATCTGATATGAAAGTTACGCAGAATTATGGAATGAGCGAACTTATGGGACCAGGTGTATCAGGAGAATGCCTTAGTTTATGTGGTATGCATGTAAATGAAGATCATTTTATCCCTGAAATTATCGATCCTGTGACTGAAGAGGTTCTGCCACCTGGTGAAAAGGGAGAGTTAGTCATTACTTGCTTAACGAAGGAAGCACTGCCATTGATCCGTTATCGAACAAAGGATATAACGAGACTGTTTTATGAGCCTTGCAGCTGTGGTCGTACAACGGTCAGAATGGAGAATTTAAGTGGCAGAAGTGATGATATGCTGATCATCCGAGGGGTAAATGTCTTTCCGACTCAGATTGAAGAGGTATTACTAGCGATTGAAGAGGCTGCGCCACATTATGAGATCATAGTGGATCGAAAGGGACACTTAGATCATTTAGAGGTAAAAGTTGAGTTAAAGCAACAATACTTTACAGATTCTTATGAACACCTTCATGAGATCAAAATGAAAATACATAAACGATTACAGATGATGCTTGGACTGGATGCGAAGGTAAGTTTAGCAGCTCCAAATAGTATGCAGCGATTTGAGGGAAAAGCTAAACGGGTTACGGATCTGAGAAACCTGAAATAA